The nucleotide window AGCGATCGTCGGTTTGGCACCAACCCGTTTTGCGCTATCTTCCCCCGCGACGGGCAGCCTCCTCTGCTGCTGGACTTTGCCACCAGCGGTATTGCATTCGGTAAAACCAGAGTGGCTTATAACAAAGGCGTTCAGGTTGCGCCCGGCCATTTAATTGACGGCCAGGGAAACGCCACCACCGATCCCGCCGTGATGCACGAAAAGCCTTACGGTTCGCTGTTAGCCTTTGGGTTACATAAAGGGTATGGGCTGGCAGTAATGTGCGAAATTCTGGGCGGCGCGTTATCGGGTGGCCAGACTACCCATGAAAGCACGCTGCAAAACAGCGTGGAGGCGATCTTCAACAGCATGACCACCATCATTCTTGATCCGAAAGCCTTTGACGCGCCGCAGATGCAGCAGGAGGCGCAGGACTTTATCGACTGGGCGAAAGCCTCGCCTCAGGCGGGCGACCAGCCCATTCAGATACCGGGAGAGTTTGAAGAGGCGCAGCGTGCAGAGCGGTTAAGTCGCGGTATCCCGATCGATGCCAATAGCTGGCAGCAGATCCTTAATGCGGCGCGCGAGGCGGGAATGCCGGAAACGGAAGTAGCGACGTTTTCAGGTTGAGCATCAATGCCAGGCTGGCCCGGCAGCCGCAGCGGGAAAGCTGCGGCTGCATTAAGGGAAGGCCCCGTCTACACCACCATCTGCAACAGCAGACAGCCAATCAGTCCGCACACGGCGATCACCGTTTCCAGTCCGGACCAGGAGCGCATGGTCTCGCTGATGGTCAGGTTAAAGTACTCTTTAAACAGCCAGAAGCCCGGATCGTTAACGTGAGAGAAGATCACGCTGCCAGATCCTACCGCAATCACCATCAGCTCCGGGCTGACGCCGGTGGTGGCGATAATGGGCGCCACAATGCCCCCGGCGGTAATGGCGGCTACGGTGGCAGAACCCAGCGCGATACGCAGCGCAGCAGCAATTGACCAGGCCATCAGGATTGGAGAGATGTTGCTGCCCTCCATCAGGCCAGCGATATATTTGTCCACGCCGCTGTCGACCAGCACCTGCTTGAACGCCCCGCCGCCGCCGATAATTAACAGCATCATGGCGATGATTTTGATCGAATCGGTCAGGGTGCCCATCACCTCATCCATGGTACGGCCACGGTTAAGGCCAAAGGTGAAGAGCGCAATCAGAACCGCAATCAGCGTGGCGATAATCGGGTCGCCGAAAAATTCTGCGTAACCCAGCAGCGGATGGCCCTTTGGCAGCACCATCTCCGCCACGGCTCGCAGCGCCATCAGAATAACCGGCACCAGAGAAGTCCAGACGCTGACGCCAAAGCTCGGCATCTCGGCTTCGGTAAAGGTTTTCTTGTTATAGAGTCCTTCCGGGATCGGCTTGTCGATGCTTTTCAGGAAGCGGGTATAGACCGGACCGGCAAGGATCACGGTTGGGATACCCAGCAGCGTGCCGAACAGCAGCGTTTTGCCCATATCAGCATGGAACAGCGTGGCGATAGCCGTCGGGCCAGGGTGCGGAGGCAGAAAACCGTGGGTGACGGAGAGCGCCGCTGCCATCGGGACGCCCACATAGAGCAGAGGAACGCGGGCAGAAGCGGCGATGGTCAGCACCAGCGGCAGCAGCAGCACAAAACCGACTTCGTAGAACAGCGCAAAACCCACGGTAAAGCCGGTGAGCACCACCGCCCACTGAATATATCTGGTGCCAAATTTTGCAATCATGGTGGTGGCAATACGCTGTGCGCCACCGCAGTCGGCAAGCAGTTTACCCAGCATGGCGCCAAAGCCCATGATCAGCGCCAGGCTGCCCAGCGTGCCGCCGACGCCCGCTTTAATCGAGCCGACAACCTTGTTAACAGGCATTCCCTGCATCACGCCTACCGCCAGCGCGACCAGGATCAGGGCTATAAATCCATTCAGTTTAAAGCGGATCATCAGCAGCAGTAACAGTACTACGCCAATCGCAACGATGACTAATGGCATAAATTCTCTCCGGTGCGTGTTCCTGACCGGAGTCGGGATCACGTAAATTTTCTCCCGCTTTGCGCATGGCGTGACGGGTATCAGTGTCAGGGCAGTCAGCCAGGGCTGACGAGGTGTTACCGGGAACATGTTAACGGTAACACCGTAAGGCTGATACGCCCCCGCAACGGTGAATTTACATTTTGAGATGAAGATCAAACTTTTGTCATCGGAAAGAGAGTGATGAAAATGTCATCTGGAAAGCAGAAGTTTGATGCC belongs to Erwinia pyri and includes:
- a CDS encoding malate/lactate/ureidoglycolate dehydrogenase encodes the protein MADTAGEIRIESSRLQRFVQAIWQHAGSRETEARLVAEHLVQANLAGHDSHGVGMIPSYMVSRKQGHLQQNQHLEVVKDAGAVLTVDGHNGFGQVAASEAMALGIERTRELGMCAIALRHSHHIGRIGHWAEQCARAGFISFHFVNVVGDPMVAPFNGSDRRFGTNPFCAIFPRDGQPPLLLDFATSGIAFGKTRVAYNKGVQVAPGHLIDGQGNATTDPAVMHEKPYGSLLAFGLHKGYGLAVMCEILGGALSGGQTTHESTLQNSVEAIFNSMTTIILDPKAFDAPQMQQEAQDFIDWAKASPQAGDQPIQIPGEFEEAQRAERLSRGIPIDANSWQQILNAAREAGMPETEVATFSG
- the gntT gene encoding gluconate transporter produces the protein MPLVIVAIGVVLLLLLMIRFKLNGFIALILVALAVGVMQGMPVNKVVGSIKAGVGGTLGSLALIMGFGAMLGKLLADCGGAQRIATTMIAKFGTRYIQWAVVLTGFTVGFALFYEVGFVLLLPLVLTIAASARVPLLYVGVPMAAALSVTHGFLPPHPGPTAIATLFHADMGKTLLFGTLLGIPTVILAGPVYTRFLKSIDKPIPEGLYNKKTFTEAEMPSFGVSVWTSLVPVILMALRAVAEMVLPKGHPLLGYAEFFGDPIIATLIAVLIALFTFGLNRGRTMDEVMGTLTDSIKIIAMMLLIIGGGGAFKQVLVDSGVDKYIAGLMEGSNISPILMAWSIAAALRIALGSATVAAITAGGIVAPIIATTGVSPELMVIAVGSGSVIFSHVNDPGFWLFKEYFNLTISETMRSWSGLETVIAVCGLIGCLLLQMVV